The following coding sequences are from one Blastocatellia bacterium window:
- a CDS encoding metal-binding protein codes for MPSARAHDMITVAVAPPTFLAAYLVTGSTDLSLITTAAMLFAGLMFGPDLDIHSRQYRRWGPLAFLWWPYKVVFGHRSRFSHGLVWGTVIRILYFIVTVGVLISAGLFVYSLLHPQASRPPSMTALIRHVWQTLWSVDHRLLLAAFVGLWWGAATHTLADWLFTVWKNTKRIF; via the coding sequence ATGCCATCGGCAAGGGCACACGACATGATCACGGTGGCAGTGGCTCCGCCGACGTTCCTCGCCGCCTATTTGGTCACGGGCAGCACAGACCTGTCGCTCATCACAACCGCCGCCATGCTATTTGCCGGATTGATGTTCGGTCCTGACTTAGACATTCACAGCCGGCAGTACAGGCGCTGGGGACCGTTGGCCTTTCTGTGGTGGCCGTATAAGGTGGTGTTTGGTCATCGCTCGCGCTTTTCGCATGGGTTGGTTTGGGGCACAGTCATTCGTATTCTCTATTTCATCGTCACCGTCGGCGTGCTGATCAGCGCCGGCCTGTTTGTCTATAGCCTGCTTCATCCGCAAGCAAGCCGGCCTCCAAGCATGACCGCGCTGATCCGACATGTCTGGCAGACGTTGTGGTCGGTTGATCATCGTCTGCTGCTGGCTGCGTTTGTCGGCTTATGGTGGGGAGCGGCGACGCATACATTGGCCGATTGGCTCTTCACAGTGTGGAAGAACACCAAGAGGATTTTCTGA
- a CDS encoding zinc-dependent alcohol dehydrogenase family protein, giving the protein MKAMVVSQPQAITACPLQAEERPAPVPGPGQIRLRVQTCGVCHTDLHIVEGELPHPRLPLIPGHQIVGVVDHLGANVQQFRIGERVGIPWLYSTCQACSFCRQGRENLCESAQFTGYHVDGGYAQYVVVAEEFAHRLPEHLSDTEVAPLLCAGVIGYRALLLSGVRPGERLGLYGFGASAHIVIQIARHWGCTVYVFSRQEHHRQLGQALGAAWVGEAQDTPPQTIHSGIIFAPAGWIVLEALRVLERGGTLALAGIHMSPIPELEYSRLYHERAIRSVANCTREDVRQLLRLAEQIPIRTETEVFPLTAANEALQRLKHGQINGAGVLQIAED; this is encoded by the coding sequence ATGAAAGCGATGGTAGTAAGCCAGCCGCAGGCTATCACTGCATGCCCGTTGCAGGCAGAGGAACGACCTGCCCCTGTGCCCGGACCCGGCCAGATTCGCCTGCGCGTTCAAACCTGCGGCGTTTGCCACACGGACTTGCACATCGTCGAAGGTGAATTGCCTCATCCGCGATTGCCGCTCATCCCCGGCCATCAAATCGTGGGCGTGGTTGACCATCTTGGAGCAAATGTCCAGCAATTTCGTATTGGCGAGCGGGTCGGGATTCCTTGGCTCTATTCCACCTGTCAGGCTTGCTCGTTCTGTCGTCAAGGACGGGAGAATCTGTGTGAATCAGCGCAGTTCACGGGCTATCATGTTGATGGTGGATATGCGCAGTATGTCGTGGTTGCAGAAGAGTTCGCTCACCGCTTACCTGAACATTTGTCCGATACGGAAGTAGCGCCGTTGTTGTGTGCCGGCGTCATTGGTTACCGGGCGCTGCTTCTCAGTGGCGTTCGTCCGGGCGAGCGACTCGGACTCTACGGATTTGGCGCGTCGGCGCACATTGTCATTCAGATTGCCCGTCACTGGGGTTGTACGGTTTACGTTTTCAGTCGCCAGGAGCACCATCGGCAACTCGGGCAGGCGTTGGGCGCGGCCTGGGTAGGCGAAGCTCAGGATACACCGCCGCAGACGATTCACAGCGGCATCATTTTCGCTCCAGCCGGCTGGATTGTACTCGAAGCGCTTCGTGTATTGGAAAGGGGCGGCACACTGGCGCTGGCCGGCATTCACATGAGTCCGATTCCAGAATTAGAGTACAGCCGCCTGTATCATGAACGCGCCATTCGTAGTGTGGCCAATTGCACCCGTGAGGATGTTCGCCAGTTACTACGACTAGCTGAACAAATTCCGATTCGGACAGAGACAGAAGTGTTCCCCTTGACGGCGGCCAATGAAGCCCTGCAGCGGTTAAAGCACGGCCAGATCAATGGCGCCGGCGTGTTGCAAATCGCTGAGGACTGA
- a CDS encoding M12 family metallo-peptidase, whose translation MNHPRAFFRAIVLLILLGFFPWLPTKSAALPEQPIVATAQALESTIQQRLDRQLYHYRVFRVNPSAIERRVRSMGRVILQFEHETFDLMLEPNDLRAAGFRRVQTTEHGQVEELQSAVYTFKGRLREDPDSIVRLLIMPDLMQGYIRTAHDWLFIDPLMKFAPETRSADVVLFRETDVRLEAMGVCGASQLRGYAERLRARLGHTPAQQGSWEVLRRTQVATDADFEYFQIYGNNANTQIQGIINQVDGIYQAELSLRLEISFQNVYTTSNDPYSSSDPSTLLSQFRNHWNANRAAVVRDLAHLFTGRDMNGSVIGIAYVGVVCNDPPYSYGVSQDFSLMTKLVAHEIGHNFDALHDDSFNPPAANCNGSGPIMCSFVQSNGPNTFSNRSRTDIGAHVTANGNCLDNVTPPPPPPPTGCAAETAMRDSTQQTWALDVLRRLRDQVLPQSPRGQQYVELFNQHTVEVTMLLLGDESLRLAMRATIERLMPAVEGVVAGRAVTITGADIAQLEQLLIRLKSQSSLTLQRAIESVLRDLHDPRRLASFGVSVLR comes from the coding sequence ATGAACCACCCACGAGCCTTTTTTCGCGCTATTGTTTTGCTGATATTGCTAGGATTTTTCCCTTGGTTGCCAACCAAATCAGCCGCTCTGCCAGAGCAACCAATCGTGGCGACCGCTCAAGCCCTTGAATCAACGATTCAGCAACGGTTGGATAGGCAGCTCTACCACTACAGAGTCTTCCGAGTGAATCCGTCCGCGATTGAACGTCGCGTTCGTTCAATGGGTCGGGTGATCCTTCAATTCGAGCATGAGACTTTTGATCTCATGTTGGAACCGAACGATCTGCGCGCAGCGGGCTTTCGCCGGGTGCAAACCACTGAACACGGACAGGTCGAAGAATTGCAATCGGCGGTTTACACGTTCAAGGGACGACTACGCGAAGACCCTGACAGCATTGTTCGCTTACTAATCATGCCGGATTTGATGCAAGGTTACATCCGAACAGCCCACGACTGGCTCTTCATTGATCCGCTGATGAAGTTTGCTCCTGAGACCCGTTCGGCTGATGTAGTGCTGTTTCGCGAAACAGATGTCCGACTGGAAGCCATGGGTGTGTGTGGCGCATCCCAGTTACGTGGCTACGCTGAGCGATTGCGGGCGCGCCTCGGTCACACGCCGGCTCAACAAGGCTCCTGGGAAGTGCTGCGCAGAACGCAGGTCGCCACTGATGCCGATTTCGAGTACTTTCAGATCTACGGCAACAATGCCAATACCCAAATTCAAGGTATCATCAACCAGGTGGATGGTATCTACCAAGCAGAGCTCTCTCTCAGGTTGGAGATTAGCTTTCAGAACGTCTACACAACCTCCAACGATCCATATAGCTCATCTGATCCGAGCACATTGTTGAGCCAATTCAGAAACCACTGGAATGCCAACCGCGCAGCGGTCGTGCGTGATCTGGCTCACTTGTTCACCGGACGAGATATGAACGGCAGCGTCATCGGCATTGCTTACGTAGGGGTCGTGTGTAACGACCCACCCTATTCCTACGGCGTCTCGCAGGATTTTTCCCTCATGACCAAGCTTGTCGCTCACGAAATCGGCCATAACTTCGATGCGTTGCATGATGATTCATTCAATCCGCCTGCTGCCAATTGCAACGGGAGTGGGCCGATCATGTGCTCGTTCGTTCAGAGCAACGGACCCAATACATTCTCCAATCGTTCAAGAACCGACATCGGCGCTCACGTCACAGCCAACGGCAATTGTTTGGACAATGTCACGCCGCCACCGCCACCGCCGCCGACGGGTTGCGCCGCCGAGACGGCCATGCGGGATTCGACGCAGCAAACCTGGGCGCTGGACGTGCTCCGTCGCCTACGCGATCAAGTGTTGCCGCAAAGCCCACGCGGGCAACAATACGTCGAGCTGTTCAATCAACATACGGTTGAGGTTACTATGCTGCTGTTGGGTGACGAGTCACTTCGCCTCGCCATGCGCGCCACGATTGAACGGCTCATGCCGGCAGTAGAAGGCGTCGTTGCCGGACGCGCCGTTACCATCACCGGCGCGGACATCGCACAATTGGAGCAACTGCTCATCCGTCTCAAGAGCCAGTCCAGTTTGACGCTTCAACGGGCGATTGAGAGCGTCTTGCGCGACCTCCATGACCCGCGCCGGTTGGCCAGCTTCGGTGTGTCTGTCCTCAGATAA
- a CDS encoding GxxExxY protein, which translates to MSDEVTQKIIGAAIEVHRVLGPGLLEPIYEEALCVEFKLRGIKYERQVEVDVIYKGHLIKGQRLDLLVDGEVIVELKAVANLPEVATAQVLSYLRATGLKRALLINFGVPRLVDGIKRISL; encoded by the coding sequence ATGAGTGATGAAGTGACACAGAAAATTATCGGGGCCGCGATCGAAGTACATCGAGTGCTTGGACCTGGGCTCCTGGAGCCTATTTACGAGGAAGCGTTGTGTGTTGAGTTCAAACTGCGGGGTATTAAGTATGAGCGTCAAGTTGAGGTGGATGTAATCTATAAGGGTCATCTGATTAAGGGGCAGAGGCTTGACCTGCTGGTAGATGGCGAAGTGATTGTTGAGCTCAAAGCGGTGGCCAATCTTCCAGAGGTGGCGACGGCCCAGGTACTGTCGTATTTGAGAGCGACGGGGCTCAAGCGTGCATTGCTGATCAACTTCGGGGTGCCTCGACTAGTGGACGGAATCAAGAGAATCTCTTTGTGA